GCTTCACACAATGTAAATGAAACAATAAGAACAGGAGTATAAGGTGTTACTAGTAACAATACAAGACAAAATTACTCAGACAGAGATGACGGAGTTCTCTTTAATGCTAGCCTTTCTTGATGATGATTGTGCAGTTCACAACTTCCCCCAATGCAGCATGGCAGGATGCAAGTAAAACTTCAGCATAATACGCAGGTAGTGCTGAATCTCAGCTTTATGTGATTGCAGGTTGCCATGTTCAATGATAGTCTTTCCTCCTGGAGTCACCTGCTGCATATGTCAGGGCGACAGTTAAGATCTCTCTTCATGCAGCTCAGAGTTGGATGTACTTGAAGTACTAGGATGTACCTTTGGGAGGTCCTAGGCCCAGACCTATGCTGCAGACAAGAGCTAATAGCTCCCTCCCAGATCAGCATGACTAGATCAAATTCCCTTTGAGTGGAAAGTGATTTGTGGGCCTCTCACTGCTGTGGGAGTGCTGGAATGATCAGCTTGAAACATCGCCAACAAATGGATGAAGCCAGTTCACTAGGGATACCGTCAGagaaatggaggacttgtggcaccttcaagactaacaaatttatttgagcataagctttcgtgagctacaggtcacttcatcggatgcattcagtggaaaatacagtgaggagatttatatacacagaacatgaaacaatgggtgttaccatacgcattgtaacgagagtgatcaggtaaggtgagctattaccagcggggggggatggaccttttgtagtgataatccccctgagggttaccaaaagaaactacagcatttgctcaagaaactccctgaaaaagcacaagaacaaatccgcacagacacacccttggaaccccgaccaggggtattctatctgctaaccaagatccataaacctagaaatcctgggcaccctatcatctcaggcatttgcaccctgacagcaggattgtctggctatgtggactccctcctcaggccctacgctaccaacactcccagctatctttgagaccccactgacttcctgaggaaactacaatccatgagtgatcttcctgaaaacaccatcctggccactatggatgtagaagccctctacaccaacattccacacaaagatggactacaagccatcagaaacagtatccccaataatgtcacggcaaacctggtggctgaactttgactttgtcctcacccctAACTAGtgcacatttggggacaatgtataccttcaaatcagcggcactgccttggatacccacatggccccacagtatgccaacatttttatggctgacttagaatatcgcttcctcagctctcatcccctaatgcccctactctacttgcgctacattgatgacatcttcatcatctggacccatggaaaagaagcccttgaggaattccaccatgatttcaacaagttccatcccaccatcaacctcagcctggaccagtccacacaagagatccacttcctggacactacagtgctcataaacgatggtcacatagcCACCACtttataccagaaacctactgaccgctatgcctatctacatgcctccagctttcatccagaccacaccacacgatccattgtctacagccaagctgtgcAATACAACcatgtttgctccaacccctcagacagaggcaaacccctacaagatctctatcaagcattcttacaactacagtacctacctgctgaagtgaagaagcagattgacaaagccagaagagtacccagaagttacctactacaggacaggcccaacaaagaaaataacagaacgtcactagccatcatcttGAGCCCCCAACTAAGGACGACCCATCTCTCTCACagaacttgggagacaggccagtccttgcttacagacagccccccaacctgaagcaaatactcaccagcaaccacacaacagaaccactaacccagagacctatccttgcaacaaagcccgttgccaactgtgtccacatatctattcaggggacaccatcgtagggcctaatcacatcagccagatTATCGGagcctcgttcacctgcacatccaccaatgtgatctatgccattgtgccagcaatgctcctctgccatgtacattggccagactggacagtctttatgtagaagaataaatggacacaaatcggacgtcaagaattataacgttcaaaaaccagtcggagaacactttaatctctctggtcactcaattacagacctaagtggcaattcttcaacaaaaaaaaacttcaaaaacagactctaaggagagattgctgaattggaattaatttgtaaactggatacaattaacttaggcttgaatgaataaagactgggagtggatgggccattacacaaagtaaaactgtttccccatgtttatctcccttcttctcccccccccccaactgctggaaatggcccaccttgattatcactacaaaaggtccccgccccccctgctctcctgctggtaatagctcaccttacctgatcactctcattattgtgtgtatggtaacacccgttgtttcatgttctctgtgtatataaatctccccactgtattttccattgaacatatccaatgaagtgagctgtagctcacgaaagcttatgctcagataaatttgttagtctctaaggtgcctcaagtcctcctttcctttttgcggatacagactaacacggctgctgctctgaaacctgtcagagaaaTGTAAGGGGCTTTAATGAACCTACTAGAGATAGTTGTGTCCCTGCCCAGCAGCCTGCTCCTTGGACTGCTGCATTTCTGAAACCCATTTTCTTTCCCAAATGCTCCTAGGCTTGGGTTGCAAATTATGAAAGGCCAAGGATGAACGCTAACTCACTGCTGGCGAGCCCCACTGGGCTCAGTCCCTATCTGCGTTTCGGCTGCTTGTCCTGCCGCTTGTTCTACTACCGCCTCTGGGAGCTGTATAAAAAGGTGAGaaaagggggatgggagggtgaggGGTTCCTCCAGAGCCGGCAGGCCTGGGGCCAGGCTGGTTCCTAGGACGGGTTGTGTTAATTCCCTTGCAGTTCTGTCCTGTTCCATTGTTTCTGGCCCAAGAAGCTGTAGGTTGatattcctccctgcccctaacTCCCCTGGCTATGAAGCAGTGCTCAGCTCTTTAAATATAGTTGCCCCTACTGGGGGAAACTTACAAAAATGGCAAGACTCTTGTAGACATAGctacttttaaaatatagtaaTTATCTGGATTCTCAAGCCTGAGCCCTCATAATCATTAGCTCTAGGTTGGCTCTAGTGCATGTCCTCTTGTTCTGGTGAGATCAGTTCCTTCAGAATATCAGACTAGATTAAAGAGAGGTGCTTTCTGCCCCAATGAGTCTGGTGTCTGGTAAAGGGCTGATCAGAGGATAGCTCCACAGCTCCAAATGTTGCTAGCAGTCTTGGTCTCTGAGTGGGAATTGCCTGTAgtgatggggcagagggagggttgAGGTGAGCTGCCCAGGTACAGGAGATGGGAAAGGCTAATATCTCTTTGTCTCTGTTTCTCCTCTTCCACAGGTGAAGCGTAACAATACACCACCGCTCTCACTATATGGGCAGCTTCTCTGGCGGGAATTTTTCTACACGGCAGCCACCAACAATCCCAAATTTGACCGCATGGAGGGGAACCCAatctgcatccagatcccctgGGACAGGAATCCTGAAGCCTTGGCAAAATGGGCAGAGGGCAAAACAGGCTTCCCTTGGATTGATGCTATCATGACCCAACTGAAACAAGAAGGCTGGATCCACCACCTGGCTAGGCATGCAGTGGCCTGCTTCCTGACCAGGGGTGACCTCTGGATCAGCTGGGAGTCTGGAGTCAGGGTAAGTCTGGTATTTCCAGAATTAGGCAACAGAGCATGGGGAGGGCAAAATCCTGTTGGCACATTCTGCTGGGATGGCAGTTCTGTCATGGCAATCATTTGGCATGTAGAGTAGTGTGGAAGAGAGGATGATCTAGCTGGCTTTGCTTCGGTCACAAGCCTGGCTTTTTCTGCCTAGTTCAGTTAAGTCCTAAAAGTGATGATGAGAGAGTCTGCAGTTACTAAGTAAATGTAAATGGGACCCATTGGTTAATATGGGCTGTTATCTAAAAAGTGCCCCCAGCCCAAGTGGAGGCAGAGGCATCCCTGCCCTAAGGGGCTGAAAACACTAATAGACAGTGGAAATTGGAATACACAACTCCTAGGAACTAAATTGGACAGGAATTCAGTGGGTTATTAGTAATATCCTGCTTCCACTCAGAGTGGGGGATGGATAATGTGAGACTTAGAAGGAAAAGCCCTTATTCACTTTTGATTGTTCTGCTGCACAGAACTGTTGTGCTCCTTCAGTGTCTATTCTGCATGCTTACATTACACTTCCAAGGCTAGGATTGATGTCCAAATCTTGTAGTAAAACTGTACAGCAGAGTCCAAAGCAGCAGGAGCTAACTGGTAGTGTTCGAAAACATGACCAGACAAGGCTTCTCATTGGAAATGATTGAGATGTAAGGAACTATGGTAGATTAATTGATCAGGTGTCTGCTTTTTGTTCCAGTTACCGAGATTTGTTTCCTGATTGCCTCAACTTCATACTTAGCATCTATCTTCTAGTGTTCCCTGCTGCTGGGTCTTTCCCTTGGAGGTTGGTTCCCTCACCAACTTTCCCTCTTATTACTGCAGGTGTTTGATGAGCTACTGCTGGATGCAGATTTCAGTGTGAACGCCGGCAGCTGGATGTGGCTTTCATGCAGTGCTTTTTTCCAGCAGTTCTTCCACTGCTACTGCCCCGTCGGTTTTGGGCGCCGCACAGATCCCAGTGGTGACTATGTTAGGTGAGTAATATGGATGGATGCTTCTCATACATCCTAGCATGGCAGTGACACACAGCTTCACAATCTGCCTGCCTGGGTAGCTGCCTTGTTGCTTATCCCATACTTGCGAACTCTTTGTGGCTGTACTCTGAATAAGGTGTCATCTCTTTATGTGCTGCAGGCGGTATTTGCCCAAGTTAAAAGGCTTCCCCTCACGGTACATCTACGAGCCATGGAATGCCCCTGAGTCAGTGCAGAAGGCAGCCAAGTGCATCATTGGGGTGGACTACCCCAAACCCATGGTGAACCATGCAGAGACCAGCCGGCTAAACATTGAACGCATGAAACAGATCTACCAGCAGCTGTCACGCTACAGGGGCCTCTGTAAGTGTGAGGTGCTGTGAGACACTTGCTGCAGTTTGCACTTTAACCCTGTCTCAGCTGAAGTAGAGAAGATGGTTGGGATGGGAGGGGAATTCATAATACAGCAAATGGCAGCTGTGCTCCTGACCAGCCCTTTGCAGGAGGAAGTGGCTTCTGCCCAAAGTTTCTCTCAGGGTACGTGCATTCCCTGGAAATGCAGACAGACCGTGAGCATTTCAGTATGGCAAGCTGTGAAGGTTGGGAGTAGCTGTCAGGTAACTGAAATTGGGAAGGAGTCTACTGGAGATGAGAAACCCTGTGCTTCACTCCTAAAGCCCATGCATAAGATCCCAATGAGAAGGGATCGTGGGGGCCAGGACCTGTGTCCCCAGCAAGCACTGAGCCAACTGAGATTTAAACCTCGCTCCTCTTTCATTGACACGTGCACCACTACGTGTTTGCACTCTGCGTGGTCTGAGCTCCCTATGAAAAGCAAGAGCCTGTTCCTCAGTGGAAGTCAGTGATCATTCTCTTCCCAGGTTTGTTGGCCTCTGTCCCTTCCTGTGTGGAAGATCTCAGTAGCCCGGTCACAGACACAATGGCAGGCCAGGGCAGCAGCACCAGTACAGGTGAGCAGGAGTTGTTGGTAAATTACCTAGACAAGTTAATGGGCACTTGGAGCCCATAACTGGATAGAACGTTACTTCAGCAAGGAACAGGTAAAATGGtatagatcggggtgggcaattTTCACAGGGGGGCCACTCCACGAATTTTGGCAAGTAGTTAAGGGCcacacatttctactatattaatggagggggtgcaggggtctgggagggagtttgggtgcagaatgttggggtgcaggagggggtgcaaggtgcagacACTGGCCAGAAGGCTcttaccacaggcggctcctggctggcagtgcagcagggtgctcaggcaggctgcctgcatgctgtggccccacaCTGTTCCCAGAAGTGGCggtggccagctgctgctggcacgtctctgcacaccccttgcggggaggggggcagcgcacggagccgcTTCTCCCACCTCcgcgcagagatgtgccagcagcagctTGCTGCTTCCGGGGGCGGCCtggggccacagcaggcaggcaACATGCCTGAGTGCCCCACTGTGTCGTGGGACTTTTAGAGGCCCGGACTCGGAGATCACGAGGGAGCAGAGGAGGCCGGACAGAAATGTTAGActggccggatctggcccatgggctgtGTTTTGCCTGGTATAGAtgttattcactttaatttagaCTTGCTGGGAGTTCCCAAGAGAGCTCTTCCTAAAAGGCCCACAAAACTCTAGTACATGATGCCAGAAAGAATCACTGATTATAGTTCTATGGAACCTGTCTGGacatggaggggtggggagttggAAATAATTTTTCTATAAAACTAGCCCTTTACTAGAGTAGGAAGACTCTGGTGATTGTCCTGGGCTGGAGTTGCTGAgattcagtatcctgtctatgCTAACATTTGTGtgtcccaaaaaaaaaaaaaaaaaaagtggggggaggtTGTGGCTGCACTTCCCGTTGCTTTGGCATTGTAGGCTCTCCTTTTCCCCTGCTGTCTCGGCACATAGATGCCTAAAGCAGTAAATGTGAGAAGCCACAGGGCCAGAGGAAACTTTGCAGtgactctcctctccctctgtaGTGCAGAGGCTGTTGCATTGTGGCCAGACCTCTCCAAAGCGTAAACATGAGGGAGTAGAGGAGCTGTGCACTGAAGAGTTGTACAAACGAGCCAAAGTGATGGGTCTGCACATTTCAGAGATCCCCAGCAAGAACTTGTGAACGTGAGTAGCCCCATGATCTTGCTCTGGGATAATTGGAGGACTGTGGCCCTCCTCAGTCTTGTTTCTTGATGTTGGTGCCCAACTTTAAATGCTGTCAGTAGTTTAAAAATCTAAAACTGTCTTACTGTGGTTTTGATGGCCCCACAATTCTACCAAGTAACTTCGAGTGGGTCTCCTGTCTCTTATAGTCATGTCACTATATTGCTTGGCAAGGTTTTAGCTTAGCTGGCCATCAGAGGGCAGCAGCATTGTTAATTTAGCAAACACAGACTGCTTTTAACCTATGGACCTGTTCTGCAGGGTGTTGCTCCCTTCTCACAGGAACCAGCTGTCCAACATAATCCGACTTCACAGCCTGGTCCCAATCTGCTTCAAATGTtgcaggctggggggggagagcagCACATCTTTGTGGGGGCAAGATGCTGTTCCTCATACGTCACTTGAAATGCTCCCAACAGTCCTGTTGGAGAGAAGCTGACTGTGTTCTGTTCTAGCTCTAGTTCTGTAAAGGGGACTGATACCTAAatgctcctttctctctctttttttgctgCAGCCAGAGATGGGAGAATCACAAGGGAAGAGTTGGGGTGCTGGAGTGTTCGCCACAGCAGTGGAGGGGTGCTGCTTCCAGAGGGATCAAAGCTTTTGACCAACAGCTGAAAATGTGGGGTGTCAGTGTGAATGTGTAATTCTGGTGGATGCCACACAGAGATATTGCATCACTTGTGCTTGAGTACATTTTGGCTCACTGGCATACAGAAGCCCTGGGACCTAAACCTGTCTCTTCTTGGCCAAACCTGGAATCTGCCCAGATTGGAAGAGAAGTTCTTTTTTCCATTCACTCCCAGGTGTATCTTTCCTTCCCATTTTCTCATGCACTGGTCCATTTGCTGCATAATTACAGGGAGCAGTATCTGCATgtcaaaaaaaaatattcaccCTTCCTATTAAGTGGCAGGCAGTGAAATGTCTAT
The nucleotide sequence above comes from Caretta caretta isolate rCarCar2 chromosome 6, rCarCar1.hap1, whole genome shotgun sequence. Encoded proteins:
- the CRY2 gene encoding LOW QUALITY PROTEIN: cryptochrome-2 (The sequence of the model RefSeq protein was modified relative to this genomic sequence to represent the inferred CDS: deleted 1 base in 1 codon); this translates as MTGDVGGAPEAAWARGWGGVGVWRSRAAEMAAAGSSPPGLARSVHWFRRGLRLHDNPALQAALRDASSVRCIYILDPWFAASSAVGINRWRFLLQSLEDLDNSLRKLGSCLFVVRGQPTDVFPRLFKEWGVTRLTFEYDSEPFGKERDAAIIKLAKEAGVEVVIENSHTLYDLDRIIELNGHKPPLTYKRFQTIISRMEFPKKPVNSITSQQMEKCKSEIQENHDDTYGVPSLEELGFPTDCLAPAVWKGGETEALARLDKHLERKAWVANYERPRMNANSLLASPTGLSPYLRFGCLSCRLFYYRLWELYKKVKRNNTPPLSLYGQLLWREFFYTAATNNPKFDRMEGNPICIQIPWDRNPEALAKWAEGKTGFPWIDAIMTQLKQEGWIHHLARHAVACFLTRGDLWISWESGVRVFDELLLDADFSVNAGSWMWLSCSAFFQQFFHCYCPVGFGRRTDPSGDYVRRYLPKLKGFPSRYIYEPWNAPESVQKAAKCIIGVDYPKPMVNHAETSRLNIERMKQIYQQLSRYRGLCLLASVPSCVEDLSSPVTDTMAGQGSSTSTVQRLLHCGQTSPKRKHEGVEELCTEELYKRAKVMGLHISEIPSKNL